tctcaaccataaacacctgcataaggggaatttttcaaagcacttgaatttttcaattttttaccttttttgtttatttttttttttttgagcaatgaAGTAACAATTAAAATTCATGCAAAGTATTGACTTATCAAGATTTGAGAAATATACTTGACCTTGGACAtaccctacaaatgtattaaaaattttaccTCAATTTGAACCTATTTGACAAAATCTCACAGATATATTACAAAAATTTTTGCCCCAATTTGGGTctattctaaaattttattcGAGTGATTCTCCATTTATTCggacaaaacaagaaaactgtgtcttccaaaatttaaaaaactaaCATGCAATGTGAGTTGATGTACAAtagaaaaaatgcatttttccaCAAAAAACTTTAAATGCCATGTAGAAAGCTCCATGATAAATCtctcaaaacaaaaccaaattacaaaagatctCTTCCTCTTTTTGGGATCGATATCGAGGGAAAAGGGTCCTCTTCTCGTTGGCTCATCTTTTAGGACCAATCAAATGGGTATTACTCATGATTTTGAGGTGACTCAGGGAGATGGTATGTCAGgatatgtctttttttttttttttttttttttttttttttttttgtgcccaaattgtatccaacacattcagtatcacatcttggtgaaagcaaataacttatcactcttattttttgagaaaactcagtcaacatataagctgtaTAGGCTTGTaacatatgggtagaaacgatagctaaacatatgaaaacaggttatggccttatgatcatgagtgattggtAGATTCCTTAGAGACAatattttcacttcaaattgtcatgaaaaaataagtcaacaatggactttatgagcttgtaatgtggcttgacaacgatagctaaaaaaatagaattttcaAGGACAATGCACTTAAGATCGCACTTCTTcccaaaatttgccccagttttggATTTAAAATCCGGGACCCCATTGactccttctttctttttttttttttcttcttttttttatcaatcctccttcttttttttaatcactAAGGGGAATGCAGCATTGGATGTctttgtatttttcatttctttttttttttttcactttcatcaattttcattttttcacatttttctttctctcttttttttctttttttttaccaatactgatatcccaatgtcaatgataaaattgaaaactccctaATTTGGAGTATATATGGCCCCTCTTTCTTTTCAACAGTGAAGACCAAAATATCAATGGTAGAGTCAAATTCCccccaacttgtaatttttctcttgcaaaaaattttgagcatttttgccattttttttcaattctcaaatctccttccccagtgtgggggtacaatcataagtgcttttgaaacgaaccaccaatttaggttcaaatgaggatgcaaaggataaGAGTGTTTAGATgatagaaacgatggccaaagcatcattcttatttctcaTGACAACTAAAGTAAAGAATAACCCGTTGGAAAAACCCATTTCCATTTGACATTCGAAAATTTTTCCGTGGAGGGTCATGATCATTGAggcttttatttgaaacgaaactcTAGTTTTTGAAGTCTGAAATGGggaaataaatgataaaatctgtatagatagagagacgaaagcctaaagtatcattccaaattttcaaaataaaataagaagtaatgtgcatttttactttcacttagatgtgaattgaatctggttagacacaCCGGACATTTTCACGGAAAAAATTATCTCACTTTGAAACTAGTCAGCCAATGCGACTGATCTTGGAGGTTCAATAAAAGtggacaaaaaaatgaaaatgaaaagtgttggggttgatcttttatgacaagctatcaaatttgaatgaccCCTTTTATTTCCGACTATTctcattgaatagtttaggccacaaatctagtgtatgcaaagaattttgagaatttgacatgcactcatgaatttcgaacaagaggtcgaaaaatttcaatttagccTTATTCCTTAAAATCTATCATGAAATCTctcaatgagcaaataaagaatgaatatatacaaaacaataattgtctaaataaaaactttattattcaaatgtttgaaaatttctcaaatgtgatacatgtgagaaaaataaaaatctctaaagaatacactttcaaatatatacacactttctctttctatcttttgagacaaaatgGATTAGGAACAATGAATCAAGAGATTTTTGAGATGCTTTACACTAGCattttcaaatggatttttcattctttttttttcatttttttttcacattgtaggatctgcccaagaatcaagtaacatttgtaatttttcaaaatttattagatccaaaaatattatcagatataggaaaaatatttttttaccttgttaaaacaacttttataaatgcaggggagggggaaaaaataaaagcaaaatacccagagttagtaagcaaaactgcaaaatcggtatgcatgtcctatgggggaacccttttatgccaagggttggcctagtatgaaaaatgcaatcctctgggataggcaccatacaatacctgatggatccgatcgacttattgagattcaatgaaaagacaattttgaaaagactggataattggagtgacaagagacaatttgtcctaacaaaatgaggacaaagtccgaatgaattgactgctttgattgacacataaaatgatatcaaaatcaatttagtgtaTAAAACTTACTTTTGAAAGGATtgaaatgtctcgactaatttCTTCGGTGAACTATAGATCGAAactttaaaagagaataaataggtttaatgaatcgaatgaaattgatggttagttcaaaaattgactggattatcctgaaagtgaataaaactgatccaatggattggatgaaattgaaaatttattcaaaaataaaaaataaataaataaaattgattaaaagaataatgaattgaatgaaattgatgattaactcaaaattgattgtattgtcCTAGAAATgtataaattgatcaaatggattggatagaattgacagtttattcaaaaatcgactggatcactgaccaaatgaacagaatgaaattgatgatttatctaaaatgaaattgaatgaaaatgaaattaaaaatgagcaaaattgtaaggatcgaatgaTCTATGAAAAAATCGATTCAATCATCTTAGATgtaaaaatggaatgaatgaaattgatgatttatcaaaATCGATGGAATTGTCAGCTCATTgatagtttcaaaaaattcattgtgattcattagtctatgagccttcgaaaatcaagattcgaccttaacatacttatcatctcaacaatgaggaatttgtgaatttcttcaacttaatgtccgTTACAcaaggaatttttaccaattttgataaaatggccaaaaagtgattattaaaggctcatattctaatgcgtaaaaactgttccatcattctcaatgCCGTCACACGGAAgggatcgaatcctaccttaccttgtgcactacccctttggatggtacaaaaaatataaacgtgtaagtctcattggattacatatccgagacacaaagcggcttattcctaacgcgggatcccctatgcggcattccctctaaAGTTAAtgtatgatgccagtttattaaagcgattaAATATGCAATGAAATAATTGACATATGATCTAAAAGTACCCCATTTAAAtgccggggtaagcctaaaatgaaatgtattcatgctgcaaatgcgaaacattgaatttaaacgtgtcacatcaaatagggtaggctcctagagagtaccatgccaggactcttattttctaggacttatgaatgcaatgaagacacaaaaaccaagaaaagttagtttagacagataaatacacataacacattgtagcaacgaaatcaacacaaggaaataaagcaataaaaagaggaaagggattggacccctcccctcgtgaatagtgtccctaatagggtaaggtcgactctaccctaggcaagctaaaatggatgcatgaggttagggttcactaatgcatctagactcgataggttttaggtccccgagccttcagacttggaaaccaagggtcatcactcccaaggttccttgtcggtggctcgagcgattccccagacgttgctacgcacacgtcgtgttacggctacccgtctgggcgaatctaaaaagaattctcaaccttcgactaaaaactaataggtcatcaacctaaagtttaaagcggaagatcgagtgacccctcggatcatgctacgcacacgtcgtgatacgatcacatgtccaagtgggtcgcctaaaatcctaatagggtggagtggcgtgacaagccactaaaagaaaaataaataaggaataaaaaaataaaacgtatgcacgtatgccagTGCTcattttggaggggagggatcgagaaccaatgcgaAGCTCTAGGGTAAAATTCCCCACccccaaatgcaaagcgcgatacatataagtaaataaataaaagtaaataaataaatcattcatcacATATACGAGGAACGATAAACGAATACGAgggtgaaatgcaaaatatcctaaaagagaaaaatgcaacctaaaacatccaaatatgataaatataagggttaaaaagagaaaagacgactaaaccaagtgcttggactctcttacgtccccagtggagtcgccaagttgtcgcgccccatttttcgcgatggaaaagaaagtgtttataaaaagatgtgatttattaataataaatgaaaaaggacctagaatgggacttaaaagaatgcgacaatttgggtccaaaatttagtctaaaagggtttttaagaaaaaataggagtcgccacttggtatggagttttggtgtaccaagtcacccaaaaataaagtaaaataaaataaaaccctttttgacaactccaggtctttgaaaacaagagaaaatgggttcgggagtcacggttgaagaaagggaaggcaaaggttcaattgactcaaacctaaggcaccctttcaacctagtctaagctagttgcgaggtttagtcaaaattttcctaatctaacccttaattttatcatatttggatgtttcctatatggatgcaaatctaaatatatcgaaagggacaaaatgttcattcaaggggtttaattgaaccaatcgcattaattgcgaagcccaaaatgattccttgaaagtgtcacgaatatgcaaatgatgaaattaaaataaaagaaaagaaattaaattatatacatatatataagtgatcaaagaaaaagggaatgcaacataaagggtgcgggagacaaaaactcgtgacataattttcttatacagggattaatggggtatttaaactaaaaagttataatcacccatttcccatatttgaaaaataattctcctaatatgcaCAAACAAATGAGCTAACTTACTATACAATGtcctaaatgaaatgcaattctaaatgacatgattaacacatatagaggataggggataatataataggaaatatcatgcaaatgggaaaagatcctaaaaatgaaaatatgcgtgaaaatgtaataaatagcacacaaagatgaatctagcgcaagacaacctaaagggtctagcgttggactagcccatttctaatagtccttactagcgttggactagcaagtaagcgaagagagaagccacaactagcgttggactagtgtggtgacgtcatgcattaacaattcacagtgaaacaaataaaacataaattaaaataaataaacacataagagcacgtagcacataacacgtaaacataatatctagatgccaaaatcctaagaaaagcggataaaacacataacacataagccacataaacacgcaacctatctattacatcggggagcgcctaactacaatctagaagggaaaaatataataaaacaaatataattatcctatctattacatttttgaggtatttaaatgcctcttgaatcattgtaaaaaattaactaaaacatatataagaaaatttaaatgaatatttaaatcaaataaataaagcatataaaaatataaacacataggaacacataagagcacataagagcacgtaattgacattgaaataataaaaataggggtacctcccgtttgaagtggtgactaaatggagtcaaattgtcctatttatactcacaatgaacaaaagaatcatggcaccaatttaattgaaaaaacaataataataaaagtactaaactcacactaatatgtcagacgtaaagaaagttaagcaaatctaaaaaattccaagttaagtatattctaaagtaacataattagttattgaagaaaagaaacaatcataacaaagagagtcaaaattcaccatGGACTGAATTGCAAAGATTGAAAAACCtttggggacaaaaattatatttttccaaagtttaggggtcaaaattaaatgaaagataaaattcagggaccaaaatgaaattattttaagGACCTAGgtgaaaggaatttaaaatgttctagGCTACaataaaactactccaaagatcaggggccaaagtgcaaatcGTAACCAGATCTGGGCAAGATAAAGGGCATCGGGccaatctttttattttacttgggCCAAAGCTACCTAAGCCCAACTGAAAACCCAAGCTAAAACACACAGGCCAACCTGTCTTTTTATCCCTCAAGCCCAGCCAAAAAATTCATGGGCTCCAACCTCCgaacccaaccgaaacccaaaagaaaaaataaactaaagccCAATCACAAGCCCacagaacaaaaaaaatggcccaaacccctttttttcttcttttcttttctttctttctccttctctttcttttctttctttcttcttccttcgttTCTTCTCCTCCTCTGGCCAACCGAAGCTTACTTCAGTTGGCGGCCATGGTGGCCGCCGGTGGCGCCACCGCCGCCGACTGCCACCGCCGGTGACCTCTCCGGTcaccaaaaatcctcaaaatacacctccccactcgatttttcgcgtaggttccatttccggagttagtttttacaaaaagtGAGCCGAAAGTGGTCAAAATGCCAAGAAATcagttcagtttttattttttcaaaacacCATATCTTTcatcaaaaatcatgaaaattatACTACAACACTCTTACAACTCCTACAATACAaatatgattttattttgacaagaaaaacaacataaaaggactaaaataaatcaaaacagtcccctaagattctttcttttcattttggtattttttcaaACGGTTAACATGCATGCATAAaaaacatttccttttcctcaatCTAGTTCATGCCATTTCCCAATTTTCAGcaatacaacaacaacaataaaaaccagcaaaagcaagataaattaaaatcaaaatgcatctaatatgcttaaaaaaaaaactggaaaataCCTCAATGAAAGTGGAATTGCCTTGGCTGAAGTTTTTTTGatgcctttctttcttttttcggtAGAGAgccaagagagagagccgagagcctcccttcttttttccttgtctctgtttttgtttcttgtccTCCGTCtgtgagagccgagagagtaGATTGAGGAAGtagtttttttctcttttttttcttcttcttttcggtCCAGcccagagagagccgagagccttttttttttttgtgtcatttttttcctccttttttcaAGAGAGAGCCCAGAGGGAtggagattttctttttttttctttttggcttcCCTGTTGTGTCCTctgggagagagccgagagaggagATTGAGGAAGTAAAAGGTGGGGAGTTTTGTGTGTTGGATTGCCCAAAATGATGGTTTCTGCGGATGAAAAGAAAGGTCCTTGGCAATTGAGTGTGAAATGGGTTAAATGTATTtggtggggaaaaaaaaaatgattaggatgatttgatttcttgattttctccttttttcctttttttttttttgttgcttgctagtttgttttgtttttttttgttttgttttgtttttgttttgtttttttttcttttcctaaaataaacctgtaaaaatgagaaaattacacattaaaatgctagaaaataaataattcattaaatagaaaaatcttgagaaaatattaaaatttgacaaaaatttggtgtctacataagCATAATAGCTTCCATTAGAAATGCAAGCTAAAACTGCCGCTGGTGCTAATATTGGTAGAGTTAAGAGTTGCAGCTACATTCATCCTAACAGTTGTAGCAGCTTGAGCATCACCAGGGGCTTGCACAGGAGCTTGAGAAAGTTCTGGTGTAACTCTTCTGCGAGAACCTGTTGCAGCATTTGTCGAAGTAGCATTTGAAAGCCTTCCTCTCTGCAATtgttcaaaataaaagagcttGTGCCTTATTGAATACATATGTAGCAGCACTAGATTGGAGAACCAAACAAAAGAGCCCGTACCTTTCTTTTAGAGGCAATTACACCTGTCTGTACATTAACCTGAACATTTATAGCAGCATTTCCAGTAGAAGGACTTGAATTGCTACCTTGACCTGAATGCACAATAGGCACATTCCCATGTGTATGTTCCTGTCATAACAAATTTACATGTTAAAGTAATATGACTAAGTAACATTGTAGACTAATTGCATAATTCAAATATGATTTGTACCCAAAGAACAGATCCTTGCAGTCCTAAATTTGCAATTCCTCTGCCTGGTTTCCCTCTTCTAGTTGGCATCTACCATGAAGTAAACAACATAAGCAGCATGTTGAATCAAGAAAGAACATTTAATTTGTACATGTGTATGATGATACCTGTTGAGCATGAGTATTGGCTGGATTCTTTCTTTGCACAGGAGCTCTTTGACATGTTCTCATGTTGTGACCAAACTGACCACAATTTCCACACTTTAAGGTACTAGACCTTTTTGACTGAGATGAAGGTCCTTCATCAGCTTCTCTTCTTCTGTTAACTCTTGACCTACCAGGAGCCCTTCTCAAAGGAGGGGGCAGTACAACCTTAGGCGTAACTTCATCCATAGGCGGCCACCTCTTTTCATGAGGTATAGGGTGAATCATAGAAGCATATGCCTTCAAGTAAATGTCTTTGGAGAACCACTGATTGCAGTAATCTTCCAACTTGTCCCTTTTGTAGATAATGCCAAGTGCAGCATGTTTGCAAGAAAGTCCAACTAATTGGAATGCACCACAATCACaagtcctttggtttaaattgACTATGAATGATCTATCCATATCACCAACCTCAAATGTATCCTCACTTGCCATATTCAGGGTACAATGCCTTGATGCTTGAGCAATTTTTTTGAGCTTTTCAGCAAACTTTGGGGTGATTCTGTTAGTTAATATGCATCCTTTTTGGTATCtcttatgcattttcttcatgaaCTTCCTTATCAAACCTTCAACAAGGGTAAGTATGGGTTTGCCCCTGAGATCACCAACCCATGAATTAAATGATTCAGTGAAATTATTTGTGACATGGTCAcatttaatttcttttgcaaATGCATATCTACACCACGCCTTCTTGGGAATTTTGTCCAAATATTTCCAAGCCTGTATGTTGATGTCTTTAATGGTTGACATTGCTTCATTGTGACTTATCtgatcataactctttgctGCCTTTCACAAGAAACTATTAAGTAGCATGCCTGGAAATTGCTGCTTGAAGTTGCTGCAAATGTGCCTGCAACAATATCTACCACTAGCATTTGGAAAAATCTCCTCATAAGCAAGGTTGAGCCCCTAAAACAGCAAATAGATGAGTCAAAAAAAGCTTTTTCAGATCCTTCAACATGTCCAAACAAAGAGTAGATTGTTCTGAGCAATACCTTTTGCCTATCACTCATAAAGGTTAAAGGTAAATGGCTGTTGAATGGTCCAAAAAACTCCTCGAAAAAGTGAAAGAACCAGCTCCATGTTTCCTTGTTTTTACATTCAGCTACAGCAAATGCAATTGGAAATATACTATCATTCCTATCTAAGGCCACTGCTGTGAGTAAAACACCACTAAAGGGACCCTTCAAGTGACAGCCATCAAAGCCAATGAACAGCCTGCAACCTTCAAGAAAACCAGTTTTCTTTGTTCTAAAACTAACAAATATTCTTAAAAATCTGAGCTCTACAAGGAGATTTGGCCTATCATAATGTATTTTGCAAATGCTTTGTGGATTATATTGTCTTAGAAGTGCTGCACACTTTGGTAATTTGCCATAAGAATCACTGAAGTTTCCTTGAATctcctcttttgttttcttttttgctcTAAAAAGCTGCATGTAACTTGGTTTAATACCATACTTAGCTATCATCTCTGCTTCTATGCCCTGGCTAGATATGTTCGGATGATCTCTCATCAAGGGCACCAACTTTTTTGCAATCCAATCTGATGTGGCTTCTACATTACCTTTATCCATAACACAAGTGTGTTCAGGTTGGTAAGATTTAATCATAAAAGTGATAGAATCAGCCACAGGACTTGCATGGATTCTCCATTTGCAACCATCTATACCACAAATAGCTGTCACTCTAGTTTTCTCATTCTTCAATCTTACTACTAGAAATCCCTTTTGGATGACATAATCCTTCAAAGCTGCTCTAAAGGAATCCACATTGGTGAATAATTGGCCCTTCTCAAACTCAATCTCCTCTCTTGGATTGTACACCCACATTTTTTATCTCATCACTTCTCTCATAGGATCAATTTCCTGATCAAATTTGGAATCAGGAACCACTTCACAatcctcattttcttcaaaataagaaaaattagtgtCACTCAAGTCGCTACTCTCCACTGAGACTCTTTCATCATCTATATCACCTTCATTATCTCTATCAAGCACATGTTTCCATGACTCGTCAGAACTAGAGTCCTCAAATTCGTCATCAAAAGTTCCAAGGTCAACAACCACCCTTTCATAAGTTTGTTCAATGCCTAAATTCTCTTGGTTGTTCTGATCATTGTTATGGTTTAAAGGTCTATCAGGCTTAGTTGGAATAATTTCCATTTCATACACATGCAAATTGATTACAATTCCAGATTGATGCATTTTAAACATCTCAACTACTGCTTTGTCGTCATTAACATCACGCATTTCACATGTTCCAGGAATTTCATGCCtcatatgtataattatattcGCATTTCCAGGCATTTCACTCAATGCTTTTTCAGCAACATCATATAGCAAGTTAATGTACAAGTAGCCATCAGGATCAACATTCAGAATTCTCAGTTTTCTTCCCTTCTAATGCACAACTATGTCATAAGCACCAATATTCACCATCCTACATTATTAACATTAATAGTTCAGCACTAACAACTATTAACATGATTCTATGATAATGAAACACTTTTACTCAATAAATGAAGAACAGGGCACAACTCAAAGATCTAAAACGTAGATTTGGCAGAATAGACAGTTTATCTAACTTATTGCAGATTATCAAGCATTCAACAACTATGGTCAACATAACAGATTATAAACTTATCTAACTACATGTACCAGTGATCACAACTTATCAAACTATATCATCTATTCAGCTTATCAAGCATTGAACAACTATGATAAACGTAACAGATGATGATTTTTGTCATGCTTTTGACTTTAACATCTAACTAAGTTCATGGTTTTGACATACTCCTTCCTTTCTCCTTCAAGTTTACATGATAAACTCTGATTTCTGTACATGTTCTGGAAGTAACAGGTCATATTCGATcatatttctaaaaatttacAGAGCTTGCATACCttttttgttgttatttttgtgatttacaGTAGAAAAATCTCAGAATTTGCCTTTTATACTCCCTCCTTTCTGCTTCAAAACCATGAAATTAGAATGCTATCATCACTGCCTCACCAGTTGAA
This sequence is a window from Coffea eugenioides isolate CCC68of chromosome 7, Ceug_1.0, whole genome shotgun sequence. Protein-coding genes within it:
- the LOC113777244 gene encoding uncharacterized protein LOC113777244 codes for the protein MWVYNPREEIEFEKGQLFTNVDSFRAALKDYVIQKGFLVVRLKNEKTRVTAICGIDGCKWRIHASPVADSITFMIKSYQPEHTCVMDKGNVEATSDWIAKKLVPLMRDHPNISSQGIEAEMIAKYGIKPSYMQLFRAKKKTKEEIQGNFSDSYGKLPKCAALLRQYNPQSICKIHYDRPNLLVELRFLRIFVSFRTKKTGFLEGCRLFIGFDGCHLKGPFSGVLLTAVALDRNDSIFPIAFAVAECKNKETWSWFFHFFEEFFGPFNSHLPLTFMSDRQKVLLRTIYSLFGHVEGSEKAFFDSSICCFRGSTLLMRRFFQMLVVDIVAGTFAATSSSNFQACYLIVSCERQQRVMIR